A genomic region of bacterium contains the following coding sequences:
- a CDS encoding KH domain-containing protein — protein MTDLKSFVENIAKALVDHPDYVDVREIAGERTTVFELRVGEGDLGKVIGKGGQTARAIRTLLNAVAAKQGKRAVLEIIEPNP, from the coding sequence ATGACTGATCTTAAGTCATTCGTGGAGAACATTGCAAAAGCGCTGGTGGATCATCCCGATTATGTGGATGTCCGCGAGATCGCTGGCGAGAGAACCACAGTATTCGAGCTGAGAGTAGGGGAAGGCGATCTGGGCAAGGTCATAGGCAAAGGTGGACAAACCGCAAGAGCTATAAGGACCTTGCTTAACGCCGTAGCCGCCAAGCAGGGCAAGAGAGCGGTCCTCGAAATAATTGAGCCAAATCCCTGA
- the rpsP gene encoding 30S ribosomal protein S16 gives MALSIRFRRGGRRNRAFFRLVVADSRFPRDGRFIERLGYYDPIPDPEVVEVKVDRLLYWLRKGAKPTKSVKSILSRKGIWSDIVRRLTAEKRESTQVDTAAQSESAS, from the coding sequence TTGGCTTTGTCTATAAGGTTCAGAAGAGGCGGGAGACGGAATAGGGCGTTTTTCAGGCTTGTAGTCGCGGATTCTCGTTTCCCGAGGGATGGAAGGTTTATAGAAAGGCTCGGCTACTACGACCCCATCCCCGACCCCGAAGTGGTCGAGGTTAAGGTCGATAGGTTACTTTATTGGCTTAGGAAGGGTGCTAAGCCTACAAAAAGCGTTAAATCCATACTTTCCCGCAAAGGGATTTGGAGTGATATAGTAAGGAGGTTAACGGCAGAGAAGAGAGAGTCAACCCAAGTAGACACAGCGGCTCAATCGGAGTCGGCGAGTTAG